Within Bacillus sp. FJAT-45350, the genomic segment AACCAAAATAGGAAAGGTTTTCACGGGCTCCAATGGCAGCTAGTGGGTTGATATCACTTCCAACGATATCGATATTCATAGATAATGCCTCTATTAGTACTGTCCCAATTCCGCAACAAGGATCAATTGCTTTTATATTATGTGTCTGTGGTACAGCAATATTTACAACTGCTCTTGCTACACGGGTTCCAAGTGCAGTGGAATAGTTTCGTGGTTTCTTTTGATGGTGTAACCAAATGGGTTCACTCTTGAAATATTGACCGAAAATCCAACCTTCTTTGACTTTTATAATTCCGAACATTGCCTGAGGATTAACTAAATCGACTGTACCTTGTATTTCAAGACCGATTTTACGTTCAATTGAACGTCTTTCGTTAAAGCTCACTTTTTCTCCATTTTTAACAAATAGGACTTTGAAGGTTGTGTTTACTCGCAAATCTTTAACATTCTGAACTAATTCCTCTAAGCTATTACATCTGTATAGTATATCAATTCGTTCTTTCATGAACGGACTTCTGCTTGGGTCAATTCGTAATGTACTTTCTAACAGAGTTGATTCGGTATCAAAACCAAAAAGTGAGCGCATTTCCAACTGACATAAAGAATGCTCACCCTCATCCCATGAATAGGTGTATAGATAATTAATCCGTTCTATTGTTCGTGTCATTCAATCATTACTCTCCTTAACTAGCCAATTCAATCTCACCTATATAGTATAAACGAAAAAGCGCTTACTTGGAGGACTGAAAAAGTGTGATTTTCACTTGCATAGACTTCTTCAATTTCTACATTCTTTTTTACTTGAATCGTTATCCAAAAAAAAATTAGGCTACCAGACACCAATAAAATTTGGTGATGTGGCGCCTAAGTAGGTGTTTTTTTTCTGTCTCAAATGACTTAGTCAGTCTAGTATGCTCGCTTATTTACAAACTGCTAGATAGGTTAAAGGTTCTACTATTTCTTACTCTTTTTTAGCGAACAATAAACTCTTTTGTAACTTTATATGTCTCACCGTCCTTCGGTGTCATCCATGCTGCTAATATATACTCCCCTTGTGAAAGATTTATATCATGTAAAGTAATCTCGAATTCCAATGATTCTCCTTGTATGATTTCTTCTTTACCTAAAGTTTGTAGGAAGGTAGCAACACTTGAAAATAGGAAGAGGTTATCACCAGTTTTTGTTTCAACCGAAAAATCTATTCTTTGAGAGCTAGAAAAATTCAGTGTGACAACATTTTCGGTTTGGTTCGTTACTTGATATTGAAACACTAGTGGCCTTTCTTCAGTAAGACTTGCAGACATTTCACCAGCTACAATTTCATTCACGTTTTCATTACTAGTCTCGTCTTCGCTTGTTTGTTCACTTCCTACTCCGCATCCTGTTAATAAAAACCCTATAATGAATAGCAATGTTACTATTCGCATGATATCCCTACTTTCTTTTCGTATATCATGTTAGACGCTTTTATTATGAGGATGTTACATTTATTGAATAGTTACGACAATTCTTCCGCGTACTTCCCCTTTTAATATAGTAGGTAATACGCTAGGTAATTCTTCTATTGAAGTTTCTTTAATAATCATATCTAGATTATCTGGCTTTAAATCCGATGCCATACGTTCCCACAGCTTTTCTCTTGTTTCCATAGGACAATATACGGAGTCAATCCCAAGTAAATTAACACCACGAAGAATAAATGGGAAGACGCTTGTAGGTACTGATACTCCACCAGTTAGTCCACTAACTGCCACTGAACCTTGGTAGTTCATCTTACTCAATATAGCTGCAAGTGTTTCTCCTCCAACTGGATCGACAGCTCCTGCCCATAATTGTTTATCTAGTGGAGAAATCTTCTCTGGACACACATCTTCACGGGAAAGAATCTCACTCGCTCCTAACTCACGTAAGTATCCATGTTCAGATTCTTTTCCTGTACTTGCGACAACGTCATAGCCTCGCTTATGTAACATTGCAACTGCCATGCTTCCTACTCCTCCCGTTGCACCAGTCACTAGTACCTTTCCTTGCTCAGGAGTTAAACCGTTTTCCTCCAACCTCTGAACAGAAAGAGCTGCAGTTAACCCTGCTGTTCCAAATGCCATTGCTTCTTTTAAAGAAAGTCCCTCTGGTAATGGGATGACCCAATCTCCAGGTACCCTAGCATACTCACTATAACCTCCAAAATGAGATACCCCAAGATCATAACTTGTAACGATGACAGAATCTCCTTCTTTAAACTTTGAATTCTCAGTGGATACAACTGTACCTGCTAAATCGATACCTGGAACGAAGGGATAGGATTTTACGATTTTTCCATTAGGAGTACCTGCTAATCCATCCTTGAAATTAACACTGGAATATTGAACTTGAATAAGTACGTCACCTTGTGGTAAATCCTCAATTGAGAGCTCTTTGACACTTACTGAGAAATCCCCTTCCTTTTTATCCACTATTAATGCTTTAAAAGTTTGACTCATCTCATTTCCCCCTATTCGTTTTAAATATAGTTTGAATATAACAAAAATA encodes:
- a CDS encoding TRM11 family SAM-dependent methyltransferase, translating into MTRTIERINYLYTYSWDEGEHSLCQLEMRSLFGFDTESTLLESTLRIDPSRSPFMKERIDILYRCNSLEELVQNVKDLRVNTTFKVLFVKNGEKVSFNERRSIERKIGLEIQGTVDLVNPQAMFGIIKVKEGWIFGQYFKSEPIWLHHQKKPRNYSTALGTRVARAVVNIAVPQTHNIKAIDPCCGIGTVLIEALSMNIDIVGSDINPLAAIGARENLSYFGLEGDVILKDIRNVIGRYDVAIIDMPYNHCSVLEPEMQLEMLQSARKFATKVVIITVETIDVLLDTAGFEIIARCIAQKGQFTRQVIVCQ
- a CDS encoding BsuPI-related putative proteinase inhibitor, producing MRIVTLLFIIGFLLTGCGVGSEQTSEDETSNENVNEIVAGEMSASLTEERPLVFQYQVTNQTENVVTLNFSSSQRIDFSVETKTGDNLFLFSSVATFLQTLGKEEIIQGESLEFEITLHDINLSQGEYILAAWMTPKDGETYKVTKEFIVR
- a CDS encoding NADPH:quinone oxidoreductase family protein; protein product: MSQTFKALIVDKKEGDFSVSVKELSIEDLPQGDVLIQVQYSSVNFKDGLAGTPNGKIVKSYPFVPGIDLAGTVVSTENSKFKEGDSVIVTSYDLGVSHFGGYSEYARVPGDWVIPLPEGLSLKEAMAFGTAGLTAALSVQRLEENGLTPEQGKVLVTGATGGVGSMAVAMLHKRGYDVVASTGKESEHGYLRELGASEILSREDVCPEKISPLDKQLWAGAVDPVGGETLAAILSKMNYQGSVAVSGLTGGVSVPTSVFPFILRGVNLLGIDSVYCPMETREKLWERMASDLKPDNLDMIIKETSIEELPSVLPTILKGEVRGRIVVTIQ